One window of the Mycobacterium xenopi genome contains the following:
- a CDS encoding metal-sensitive transcriptional regulator — translation MATADTDAMDLVLKRLRRAQGQLSGVIAMIEAGRDCRDVVTQLAAVSRALDRAGFKIVASGMRECITRTDSSLSSTLTEKELEKLFLSLA, via the coding sequence ATGGCTACCGCCGATACCGACGCAATGGATCTGGTACTCAAGCGGCTACGGCGCGCGCAAGGCCAACTCTCCGGGGTCATCGCGATGATCGAAGCGGGCCGTGACTGCAGAGATGTGGTCACGCAACTGGCCGCCGTGTCCCGTGCGCTCGACCGCGCCGGTTTCAAGATCGTCGCCTCCGGGATGCGGGAGTGCATCACCAGAACCGACAGTAGCCTCAGCTCGACGCTCACCGAAAAAGAACTCGAAAAACTGTTCCTGTCTTTGGCCTGA
- a CDS encoding IS3 family transposase — protein sequence MLGRDFTATAPNQKWVADLTRILTLEGVLWLASVRDAFSNKVVGWDSGPRATTELVCSALDYALWSRDIRDGQLIHHSDKGCQYTSVRFTQRLLDAGIAPSTGGVGDSFDNALAENLWSTIKVELIYWPATTFATRAQAQAALFRYIDGWYNPRRIQAGLGGLSPDRYEAAWQATQGPADASVGTLPRSA from the coding sequence TTGCTCGGCCGCGACTTCACCGCCACCGCACCCAACCAGAAGTGGGTCGCCGATCTGACCCGCATCCTCACCCTGGAAGGCGTGCTGTGGCTAGCCAGCGTGCGGGATGCGTTTTCCAACAAGGTCGTCGGCTGGGACAGCGGCCCGCGTGCGACCACCGAGCTGGTGTGCTCGGCGCTGGACTACGCGCTGTGGTCACGCGACATCCGCGACGGGCAGCTCATCCACCACAGCGACAAGGGCTGCCAGTACACCTCGGTCAGGTTCACCCAGCGCCTGCTGGATGCTGGCATCGCCCCCTCCACCGGAGGCGTCGGGGACAGCTTCGATAATGCCCTCGCCGAGAACCTGTGGTCGACCATCAAGGTCGAGTTAATCTACTGGCCGGCAACCACTTTTGCTACACGAGCCCAAGCGCAGGCGGCGTTGTTCCGCTATATCGACGGATGGTATAACCCGCGACGCATTCAAGCCGGGCTTGGCGGGCTCTCACCGGATCGCTACGAGGCCGCCTGGCAGGCCACCCAAGGCCCTGCTGACGCCTCCGTGGGGACCTTGCCACGCTCAGCGTGA
- a CDS encoding site-specific integrase gives MIKPGTEVSEKPGEPQVARATERFETLTLVLGYCGLRFGEAAALRRKHVGDRELTVRASATYVTDSGIVETTTKTNRTRHVPIPEPVWQRLKRELPDKPDALVFPSHRGGYLPIEEYRRAFDKGCAAVAIEGLVPHGLRHTTASLAISSGGNVKVVQRLLGHASAAMTLDLYGHLFDDDLAGVAAALSKAIKRTAVSLRYPSTGEIAKSHNSLAS, from the coding sequence ATGATCAAACCTGGTACGGAAGTCTCCGAGAAACCGGGGGAACCACAGGTCGCCAGGGCGACCGAACGTTTTGAGACCCTGACACTTGTCCTCGGGTACTGCGGCCTGCGTTTTGGGGAAGCGGCAGCGTTGCGACGTAAGCATGTGGGGGATCGGGAGCTGACCGTGAGAGCGTCGGCGACTTATGTGACCGACAGCGGCATCGTGGAAACAACGACCAAGACAAACCGGACTCGGCATGTTCCGATCCCCGAGCCCGTATGGCAGCGGCTCAAGAGAGAACTACCGGACAAGCCGGATGCGTTGGTGTTCCCAAGTCACCGCGGCGGATACCTGCCGATCGAGGAGTACCGCCGGGCTTTTGACAAGGGCTGCGCAGCGGTTGCCATAGAGGGGCTGGTGCCTCACGGCCTACGCCACACCACGGCGTCCCTGGCCATATCGTCGGGCGGTAATGTCAAAGTCGTGCAAAGGCTACTAGGCCATGCTTCCGCCGCGATGACGCTGGACCTGTACGGTCACTTGTTCGATGACGACCTCGCGGGCGTTGCTGCGGCGTTAAGCAAAGCAATCAAACGTACTGCGGTATCACTGCGGTACCCCTCGACAGGTGAGATTGCTAAAAGTCACAACAGTCTAGCTAGTTAG
- a CDS encoding IS3 family transposase, whose translation MNFIGAHGFSVDLVLRVLGIAPSTYYGWRKARRQPSRRAREDAELLRLVDEIRGESEFAATYGSPRVWLELRNRGIRVGRKRVERIMRENGRQGAYLRRGWKHGSTRQNPKHTAAPDLLGRDFTATAPNQKWVADLTRILTLEGVLWLASVRDAFSNKVVGWDSGPRATTELVCSALDYALWSRDIRDGQLIHHSDKGCQYTSVRFTGLPAVSRRLVYLGFGKSIWRLATLLVEGGGSEAGCGRPDRAGPRLGPLTCPQGVQRLTGQGWPKAIA comes from the coding sequence ATGAATTTCATTGGTGCTCATGGCTTCTCGGTCGATCTCGTATTGCGGGTCCTGGGAATTGCGCCGTCGACGTATTATGGCTGGCGCAAGGCGCGCAGGCAGCCGTCGCGGCGGGCTCGCGAGGATGCTGAGCTGTTGCGGTTGGTCGATGAGATCCGCGGCGAGAGCGAGTTCGCCGCCACCTATGGATCGCCGCGGGTGTGGCTGGAACTGCGCAACCGTGGCATCCGGGTCGGCCGCAAACGCGTCGAGCGGATCATGCGCGAAAACGGACGTCAGGGCGCCTACCTGCGTCGAGGCTGGAAGCACGGGTCGACCCGGCAAAACCCCAAGCACACCGCCGCGCCGGATTTGCTCGGCCGCGACTTCACCGCCACCGCACCCAACCAGAAGTGGGTCGCCGATCTGACCCGCATCCTCACCCTGGAAGGCGTGCTGTGGCTAGCCAGCGTGCGGGATGCGTTTTCCAACAAGGTCGTCGGCTGGGACAGCGGCCCGCGTGCGACCACCGAGCTGGTGTGCTCGGCGCTGGACTACGCGCTGTGGTCACGCGACATCCGCGACGGGCAGCTCATCCACCACAGCGACAAGGGCTGCCAGTACACCTCGGTCAGGTTCACCGGACTTCCCGCGGTTTCCCGGAGACTTGTCTATCTGGGATTCGGCAAGTCTATCTGGAGATTGGCAACCCTTCTGGTTGAAGGGGGTGGCTCGGAGGCTGGGTGTGGGCGCCCAGACCGGGCAGGTCCTCGACTTGGCCCTTTGACCTGCCCACAGGGCGTGCAGAGGCTCACGGGTCAAGGGTGGCCGAAGGCCATCGCGTAG
- a CDS encoding carboxymuconolactone decarboxylase family protein: MDERDHYHAVLDDLNPQHRALRKMIPDVYRGFAEMSSAALTSGALDKKVKELIAVAIGVVAGCDGCIASHAQAAARAGASKEEAAEAIGVSIFMHGGPATIYGARAYDAFCEFADAAATTTGSRQ; this comes from the coding sequence ATGGACGAACGCGACCACTACCACGCCGTGCTCGACGACCTCAACCCGCAGCATCGCGCCCTGCGCAAGATGATCCCCGATGTCTACCGGGGATTCGCCGAGATGAGCAGCGCCGCGCTTACCTCGGGCGCCCTGGACAAGAAAGTCAAAGAGCTCATCGCCGTGGCGATCGGGGTGGTAGCCGGTTGCGACGGCTGCATCGCCTCGCACGCCCAGGCTGCCGCCCGTGCCGGAGCCTCTAAAGAAGAAGCCGCCGAAGCCATCGGCGTCAGCATCTTCATGCACGGCGGGCCAGCCACCATCTACGGTGCTCGGGCATACGACGCGTTCTGCGAATTCGCCGACGCCGCCGCCACTACGACGGGATCGCGTCAATGA
- a CDS encoding RND family transporter produces the protein MSGDGNARPRFMRGVRAFAVPIILAWLLLTVAVNVLVPPIESVARNHAVTASPKDAPSEIAARRIGAKFHESDSDSIAMVVLESDKKLGAEAHRYYDGLVKKLQADPKHVQHVQNVWGDPLTAAGVESRDGKAAYVFLNLAGDQGSTLGNESVKAVREIVADSAPPKGLKVYVTGPAPLTTDMNEGADRSMFKMMGVTGVVIMIMLFITYRSISTVLLILVMVGFEMGTARGLVAVLGNYDLLGFSTFVVAMLSSLAIAAGTDYAIFLVGRYHEARQAGEDRETAYYTMFRGTYHVILGSGLTIAGATFCLYLARLSYFKALGIPSALGLLVVIAGALTAAPALVVVASRFGLLDPKRMTKTRGWRRVGTAAVRWPGPVFAASLAIAVVGILIMPGMRVSYDDRFYIPRNMPSNVGYAAAERHFSAATMNPDILMIESDHDMRNSGDMIILDRLAKDVFRSPGIAMVQSITRPLGGPIEHTSIPFQISAQSIPIRENLQFMRDRMDDMLKMSDDLGAMIGSMQRMYDLVGQMSNTTHHMLGDMNEMKAMLDETRDHLADFDDFARPFRSYLYWEPHCYNIPACWASRSVFEAIDGVDKFSDDMKALLKDVDNIDAVLPQMRQQFPPIIAVASSMRDSLLTMHSSFSGLLTQMSKMTDTASAMGEAFDASKSGDYFYLPPEAFDNPDFQRGLKLFVSPDGKAARLIITHDTDPATPPGISAVMPELAAAHQAVKGTNLTDAKFYLTGTAAIYRDIQSGSHYDLLIVGIAALTLIFVVMVMITRALVASLVIVGTVLISLGAAFGLSVLVWQYLFGLELNWIAPVFGLIILLAVGSDYNLLLVSRFQVEIGAGLKTGIIRSVGETGQVVTAAGLVFAFTMMSMVASDLRSIGQAGSTIGLGLLFDTLVVRSFMTPSIAALLGRWFWWPQRVRPRPASNTLRPYGPRRLVRSLLQGEDADTATTKPQRPSN, from the coding sequence ATGAGCGGCGACGGGAACGCGCGTCCCAGGTTCATGCGGGGAGTGCGGGCGTTCGCGGTGCCGATCATCCTGGCGTGGTTGCTTTTGACGGTCGCCGTGAACGTGCTGGTGCCACCGATCGAGTCGGTCGCGAGAAACCATGCGGTGACTGCGTCGCCGAAAGATGCCCCCTCAGAGATCGCCGCGCGGCGCATCGGTGCGAAGTTTCACGAGTCCGATTCCGACAGCATCGCGATGGTTGTTCTGGAAAGCGACAAAAAACTCGGAGCGGAGGCACACCGCTATTACGACGGCCTGGTGAAAAAGCTGCAGGCCGACCCTAAGCACGTCCAGCATGTCCAAAACGTGTGGGGCGATCCACTCACCGCCGCCGGTGTCGAGAGCCGAGACGGCAAGGCCGCCTATGTCTTCCTCAACCTGGCTGGCGACCAGGGCAGCACCCTGGGAAATGAGTCTGTGAAAGCGGTCCGCGAAATCGTCGCCGACTCGGCTCCTCCCAAGGGGCTCAAGGTGTATGTCACCGGCCCGGCCCCGCTGACCACCGACATGAACGAGGGTGCCGACAGAAGCATGTTCAAAATGATGGGCGTAACAGGCGTGGTCATCATGATCATGCTGTTTATCACTTATCGCTCCATCAGCACGGTCCTGCTGATTCTGGTCATGGTCGGTTTCGAGATGGGGACGGCCAGAGGGCTTGTCGCCGTCCTCGGCAATTACGATTTGCTGGGATTTTCGACATTTGTCGTTGCCATGCTCTCGTCGCTGGCGATCGCGGCCGGAACCGATTACGCGATATTCCTAGTAGGCCGTTACCACGAGGCCCGGCAAGCCGGCGAAGACCGGGAAACGGCCTATTACACGATGTTTCGCGGCACCTATCACGTCATCCTGGGCTCAGGCCTGACGATCGCCGGGGCGACTTTTTGCTTGTACCTGGCGCGGCTGTCGTATTTCAAAGCATTGGGTATCCCGTCTGCGCTGGGACTGCTCGTGGTGATCGCGGGCGCGTTGACTGCGGCACCGGCACTTGTAGTGGTGGCCAGCCGGTTCGGTCTGCTGGACCCGAAGCGGATGACCAAGACCCGCGGCTGGCGGCGTGTCGGCACCGCCGCCGTCCGCTGGCCGGGGCCGGTATTTGCGGCCTCGTTAGCCATCGCCGTTGTCGGCATCCTGATCATGCCGGGCATGAGGGTTAGCTACGACGACCGCTTCTATATACCCCGTAACATGCCCTCTAACGTCGGGTATGCGGCCGCAGAGCGCCATTTCAGCGCCGCCACAATGAATCCCGACATCCTCATGATCGAAAGTGATCACGACATGCGCAACAGTGGCGACATGATCATCTTGGACCGGCTTGCCAAAGATGTCTTTCGGTCACCGGGAATCGCGATGGTGCAAAGCATCACCCGGCCATTGGGCGGGCCCATCGAGCACACGTCGATACCGTTCCAAATCAGTGCGCAATCGATTCCGATACGGGAGAATCTCCAGTTCATGCGAGATCGGATGGACGACATGCTCAAAATGAGCGACGACCTCGGTGCCATGATCGGATCGATGCAGCGTATGTACGACCTGGTGGGCCAGATGAGCAACACCACCCACCACATGCTCGGCGACATGAACGAAATGAAGGCCATGCTCGACGAAACGCGAGACCACCTGGCGGATTTCGATGACTTCGCCAGACCGTTCCGCAGCTATCTCTACTGGGAGCCGCACTGCTACAACATTCCGGCCTGCTGGGCGTCGAGGTCGGTGTTCGAGGCGATCGACGGCGTCGACAAGTTCAGCGACGACATGAAGGCGCTGCTGAAAGACGTGGACAACATCGACGCGGTACTGCCGCAGATGCGCCAACAGTTCCCGCCGATCATCGCCGTCGCGAGTTCCATGCGCGACAGCCTGCTGACCATGCACAGCAGCTTCTCGGGTCTGCTCACGCAAATGTCGAAGATGACCGACACTGCCAGCGCGATGGGTGAAGCCTTCGACGCCTCCAAGAGTGGCGACTACTTCTACCTGCCGCCGGAGGCGTTCGACAATCCCGACTTCCAGCGCGGTCTGAAACTATTCGTGTCGCCGGACGGCAAGGCCGCGCGTTTGATCATCACCCACGACACCGACCCGGCAACCCCGCCGGGCATTTCCGCGGTCATGCCGGAACTTGCCGCGGCGCATCAAGCGGTGAAGGGCACCAACCTGACCGACGCCAAGTTCTACCTCACCGGGACGGCGGCCATCTACCGCGATATCCAATCGGGCTCACACTACGACCTGCTGATCGTAGGAATCGCCGCGCTGACCCTGATATTCGTTGTCATGGTGATGATCACCCGGGCGCTGGTCGCCTCGCTGGTGATCGTCGGCACGGTGCTGATCTCGCTGGGCGCCGCCTTCGGGCTCTCGGTGTTGGTCTGGCAATACCTTTTCGGGCTGGAGCTGAACTGGATCGCGCCGGTGTTCGGGTTGATCATCCTGCTCGCGGTCGGCTCGGACTACAACTTGCTGCTGGTGTCGCGATTCCAGGTGGAGATCGGCGCCGGACTCAAGACGGGCATCATCCGCTCGGTGGGCGAAACGGGCCAGGTCGTCACCGCGGCGGGCCTGGTGTTCGCCTTCACCATGATGTCCATGGTCGCCAGTGATCTACGCTCAATCGGCCAGGCCGGCAGCACGATCGGCCTCGGCCTGCTGTTCGACACCCTGGTCGTCCGCTCGTTCATGACGCCGTCTATCGCAGCGCTGCTCGGACGCTGGTTCTGGTGGCCCCAACGAGTGCGACCACGCCCGGCCAGCAACACGCTTCGGCCCTACGGGCCGCGTCGGCTGGTGCGCTCTCTGCTGCAGGGTGAGGATGCAGATACGGCAACCACCAAGCCCCAAAGACCATCTAATTAG
- a CDS encoding transposase: MAAHRKYPVELRERAVRLYRESDPKPVIAQLARQLNVHLACPR; the protein is encoded by the coding sequence GTGGCAGCGCACAGGAAGTACCCCGTCGAGCTGCGTGAACGCGCGGTGCGGCTGTATCGGGAATCTGATCCCAAGCCGGTGATCGCGCAGCTGGCTCGCCAGCTCAACGTGCATCTGGCGTGTCCCCGGTGA
- a CDS encoding MmpS family transport accessory protein, translating to MFSILKRAWVPLVVVVAVALSTVAVDRLRGVFGSDKIFSATGSSAEPLVPSHIKRVTYEVYGPSATTGSVSYLNEIAQPEQADFTNLPWTYTITTTIPAVIANVVAQGTSDTIGCRITVNGEVKDEQSSAGHHAQTSCLVKAA from the coding sequence ATTTTCAGCATTCTCAAGCGAGCTTGGGTGCCGCTCGTCGTCGTGGTGGCAGTTGCCCTCAGTACTGTCGCCGTCGACCGGCTTCGCGGTGTCTTCGGCTCCGACAAGATTTTTTCGGCGACCGGCAGCAGCGCGGAACCGCTGGTGCCTTCCCATATCAAGCGGGTGACATACGAGGTTTACGGGCCCAGCGCCACCACGGGAAGCGTGAGCTATTTGAACGAGATTGCCCAGCCGGAACAGGCGGACTTCACCAACCTGCCCTGGACCTACACGATCACGACGACGATTCCGGCGGTGATCGCCAACGTGGTGGCGCAGGGCACCAGCGACACCATCGGGTGCCGCATCACGGTGAACGGTGAGGTTAAAGACGAGCAATCCTCGGCCGGGCACCACGCCCAGACCTCCTGCCTGGTGAAGGCCGCATGA
- the ctaD gene encoding cytochrome c oxidase subunit I, translating into MTAEAPSVLPFQARRPFPARMGQKGTLVYKLITTTDHKMIGIMYVVTCYALFFAGGLMALLMRTELAAPGLQFLSNEQYNQLFTMHGTIMLLLYATPIVFGFANLVLPLQIGAPDVAFPRLNAFSYWLFLFGALIVLAGFITPGGAADFGWTAYTPLSNAVHSPGAGGDLWIMGLIVAGLGTILGGVNMITTVVCMRAPGMTMFRMPIFTWNILVTSILVLLAFPTLTAALFALAYDRHLGAHIYDPANGGPILWQHLFWFFGHPEVYIVALPFFGIVTEILPVFSRKPVFGYTTLVYATLAIAGLSMTVWAHHMFATGAVLLPFFSFTSYLIAIPTGLKFFNWAGTMWKGQLTFETPMLFAVGFLVTFLLGGLTGVLLASPPLDFHVHDSYFVVAHFHYTLFGTIVFATFAGTYFWFPKMTGRLLDERLGKLHFWLTFIGFNTTFLVQHWLGNAGMPRRYADYLPTDGFTTLNIVSTVGSFILGASMLPFVWNVFKSWRYGEPVTVDDPWGYGNSLEWATSCPPPRHNFTELPRIRSERPAFELHYPHMVERLRAESHIGSRAVGSEPETRPGRRRAADRS; encoded by the coding sequence ATGACTGCTGAAGCGCCGTCTGTCTTGCCATTTCAAGCGCGCCGCCCGTTTCCGGCCCGGATGGGCCAGAAGGGCACACTGGTCTACAAGCTGATCACCACTACCGATCACAAGATGATCGGCATTATGTACGTCGTCACCTGCTACGCGCTGTTTTTCGCGGGTGGGTTAATGGCGCTGTTGATGCGCACCGAGCTGGCGGCGCCCGGCCTGCAGTTCTTGTCGAATGAGCAGTACAACCAGCTGTTCACCATGCACGGCACGATCATGCTGCTGCTGTATGCCACCCCGATCGTGTTCGGGTTCGCCAACCTGGTGCTGCCGCTGCAAATCGGCGCACCCGACGTCGCCTTTCCGCGGCTGAACGCCTTCTCCTACTGGCTGTTTTTGTTCGGCGCCCTGATCGTCCTCGCGGGCTTCATCACCCCGGGCGGGGCCGCCGATTTCGGCTGGACCGCCTACACCCCGCTGTCCAACGCCGTGCACAGCCCGGGAGCCGGTGGGGATCTGTGGATCATGGGTTTGATCGTCGCCGGTCTGGGCACCATCTTGGGTGGCGTCAACATGATCACCACCGTGGTGTGCATGCGCGCGCCTGGAATGACGATGTTTCGCATGCCGATCTTCACGTGGAACATCCTGGTGACCTCGATCCTGGTACTGCTGGCCTTCCCGACCCTGACCGCCGCCCTGTTCGCACTGGCCTACGACCGGCACCTGGGCGCCCACATCTACGACCCGGCCAACGGCGGCCCGATCCTGTGGCAGCACCTGTTCTGGTTCTTCGGCCACCCCGAGGTCTACATCGTGGCGCTGCCGTTCTTCGGGATCGTCACTGAGATCCTCCCGGTGTTCAGCCGCAAACCGGTCTTCGGCTACACCACCCTGGTTTATGCCACCCTCGCTATCGCGGGGCTATCGATGACGGTGTGGGCCCATCACATGTTCGCCACCGGCGCGGTGCTGCTGCCGTTTTTTTCGTTCACGTCGTATCTGATCGCGATCCCCACCGGGCTCAAGTTCTTCAACTGGGCCGGCACCATGTGGAAGGGGCAGCTGACGTTTGAGACCCCGATGCTGTTTGCCGTCGGCTTTCTGGTGACCTTTCTGCTGGGCGGGCTGACCGGAGTGCTGCTGGCCAGCCCACCGCTGGATTTCCACGTCCACGACTCCTATTTCGTGGTGGCCCACTTCCACTACACGCTGTTCGGCACGATCGTGTTTGCCACCTTCGCCGGCACCTACTTCTGGTTTCCCAAGATGACCGGCCGGCTGCTCGATGAGCGGCTGGGCAAGTTGCACTTCTGGTTGACGTTCATCGGATTCAACACCACGTTTTTGGTGCAGCACTGGTTGGGCAACGCTGGCATGCCGCGCCGCTACGCCGACTACCTTCCCACCGACGGGTTCACCACGCTCAACATCGTGTCCACCGTCGGATCCTTCATCTTGGGCGCGTCGATGCTGCCGTTCGTGTGGAATGTGTTCAAAAGCTGGCGCTACGGCGAACCGGTCACCGTCGATGACCCCTGGGGATACGGCAACTCGCTGGAGTGGGCCACCAGCTGCCCGCCACCGCGACACAACTTCACCGAACTGCCCCGCATTCGCTCCGAACGCCCGGCCTTCGAACTGCACTACCCGCATATGGTCGAACGACTGCGCGCCGAATCCCACATCGGCAGCCGGGCGGTGGGCAGTGAGCCTGAGACCCGTCCGGGTCGACGCAGAGCGGCCGACCGCAGCTAA
- a CDS encoding transposase, with amino-acid sequence MAAHRKYPVELRERAVRPYRESDPKPVIAQLARQLNVHPEALRNWIRQDEADRGERDDRPTTEMIAENRRLRAENKELRRVNEVLRAASAYFAQEIGPTRRLS; translated from the coding sequence GTGGCAGCGCACAGGAAGTACCCCGTCGAGCTGCGTGAACGCGCGGTGCGGCCGTATCGGGAATCTGATCCCAAGCCGGTGATCGCGCAGCTGGCTCGCCAGCTCAACGTGCATCCGGAGGCATTGCGGAACTGGATCCGCCAGGACGAGGCTGACCGGGGTGAGCGTGACGATCGGCCGACGACAGAGATGATCGCGGAGAACCGTCGGTTGCGCGCGGAGAACAAGGAGCTGCGCCGAGTCAACGAGGTGTTGCGGGCGGCGAGCGCTTATTTCGCCCAGGAGATCGGCCCGACCCGGAGGCTGTCATGA
- a CDS encoding SidA/IucD/PvdA family monooxygenase, giving the protein MTSVLPGEDDSDLDFIGIGFGPSNLALAVAAEELIPNWRGLFLERSQSFQWHPGMMLEGARMQISFLKDLATLRNPASRYTFLQYAKARGRLEQFVNINEFRPTRLEYNDYLKWVAESFADRVRYGAVVTAVVPLRDSPSPADRFARLRVYVRDESTGVETCFSSPNVVYGGGGVPRLLGARNTSAVVHSSAFLPNFPNRFNEPDKAYRFAVVGNGQSAAEIAEYLLSHYRRATTHLFISDHTLRATDHSPFINEHFFSVKAAEFYDYPPAKRAALRNELRLTNYGVVDADVLQKLYQIAYLDEVRGCRRLFLHGESRLSRVEEIDGRVVARFEDRFSGESHEFDFDGAVLATGYDRVLDAEIFREVLPHVLRDESGEISLSRSCRVNTGPALTAGLFLQGYGEASFGIGDTLLSLLPFRAQAIAQEIAASRHRDAVTVRQRPVGDYPPKRYLETDPDRLRAVIERYRFATLISARATDEPVVTQLPLTLDTSRGSHGVLFGHMDLANPHAELLDGRPVLALFHGPNGYIPPHQSNQLPTWNSITVEVRGRARILRDKDAVVDGLRGIAAAADPSPGGFRLTREAASDERLFPFLVGFEIDIDEMVGRFKLSQDRDDRDRWLAARTLAHGLEQDDRDLVASIVELPLDRDHDPIPLRRARTSGT; this is encoded by the coding sequence ATGACATCTGTGTTACCCGGTGAGGACGATTCAGACCTCGACTTCATCGGCATCGGTTTCGGGCCTTCGAACCTTGCGTTAGCGGTAGCAGCCGAGGAACTCATCCCGAACTGGCGGGGGCTGTTTCTCGAACGCAGCCAAAGCTTCCAGTGGCATCCGGGAATGATGCTCGAGGGCGCAAGAATGCAGATATCGTTTCTGAAAGACCTTGCGACACTGCGGAATCCAGCAAGCCGATACACATTCCTTCAGTACGCCAAAGCCAGAGGACGGCTTGAACAGTTCGTCAACATCAACGAATTTCGCCCCACCCGCCTCGAGTACAACGACTACCTCAAATGGGTCGCCGAGTCCTTCGCCGACCGGGTCCGTTACGGCGCCGTCGTCACCGCGGTGGTACCCCTCCGCGACTCGCCCTCCCCAGCGGATCGGTTCGCCCGGCTCAGGGTTTACGTACGTGACGAAAGCACCGGTGTTGAAACCTGCTTTTCGTCTCCTAACGTCGTTTATGGCGGCGGCGGTGTGCCCCGCCTTCTCGGTGCCCGGAATACATCGGCGGTGGTGCACTCAAGCGCATTTCTGCCTAATTTCCCTAACCGTTTCAATGAACCAGATAAAGCTTATCGCTTCGCGGTTGTTGGAAACGGTCAAAGCGCAGCAGAAATTGCCGAGTATCTGCTAAGCCATTACCGCAGAGCGACCACTCATTTATTCATATCGGACCATACACTCCGGGCCACCGATCATTCGCCGTTCATCAATGAACACTTTTTCTCGGTCAAAGCAGCGGAATTCTACGACTATCCGCCCGCGAAGCGGGCCGCCCTGCGCAACGAACTACGGCTAACAAATTACGGCGTCGTCGACGCCGATGTGCTGCAGAAGCTGTACCAGATCGCCTACCTCGATGAGGTGCGGGGATGTCGCCGGTTGTTCCTGCACGGTGAGTCGCGGCTGTCGCGAGTCGAAGAGATTGATGGTCGTGTCGTGGCCAGGTTCGAGGACCGGTTCAGCGGCGAGTCTCACGAGTTCGACTTCGACGGCGCAGTCCTAGCAACCGGTTACGACCGTGTGCTAGACGCCGAGATTTTCCGGGAGGTTTTGCCGCACGTCCTGCGCGACGAGTCCGGTGAGATCTCGCTGTCGCGCAGCTGCCGGGTCAATACCGGGCCGGCGCTGACAGCCGGGCTTTTCCTGCAGGGGTACGGCGAGGCGTCGTTCGGGATCGGCGACACGTTGCTTTCACTGCTGCCGTTTCGGGCGCAAGCGATTGCACAAGAGATTGCCGCCAGCCGCCACCGCGATGCGGTGACCGTTCGCCAGCGACCGGTAGGCGACTATCCCCCTAAGCGATATCTGGAGACCGATCCTGATCGTTTGCGCGCCGTCATCGAACGGTATCGATTCGCCACCCTGATCTCCGCTCGAGCAACCGATGAGCCTGTGGTCACACAGCTGCCCCTCACCCTCGACACATCGCGGGGGTCACACGGGGTGCTCTTCGGTCACATGGACCTGGCCAATCCACACGCCGAACTTCTCGACGGGCGCCCGGTGCTCGCGTTGTTTCACGGTCCAAACGGATACATCCCTCCACACCAGTCAAACCAACTGCCCACATGGAATTCCATCACCGTGGAGGTCCGGGGGCGTGCGCGGATCTTGCGGGACAAGGACGCCGTCGTCGACGGCCTGCGCGGCATTGCGGCGGCGGCCGACCCGTCGCCGGGCGGCTTCCGGCTGACTCGGGAAGCGGCAAGCGATGAGCGGCTCTTTCCATTCCTCGTCGGTTTCGAGATCGACATCGACGAGATGGTCGGGCGTTTCAAGCTGTCCCAGGATCGCGACGATCGGGATCGTTGGCTGGCCGCTCGTACTCTCGCGCATGGCCTGGAGCAAGATGACCGCGACCTTGTCGCCTCGATCGTCGAACTCCCCCTCGATCGCGACCACGACCCGATCCCGCTACGGCGAGCGCGCACTTCGGGAACATGA